CCGGTTCTCGAACCAATAGAGCCCCTCCTGCGCCTGGGCCGTTTGCACGACCACGTCCGTGCGACCGTCGTGGTTGAGATCCGCAACCTCGACCCGGGTGGCCCCTGGACGCGCCAGCAGTTCGTAAGGGGCCGCCGTCGGATTTCCCCGCGACCACCACGCGACGAGGCCGTCCACATGGCCGAACCCGCTGACGACCCAGTCCGCGATGCCGTCGTCGTCGAGATCCCCGAACGCCACGCTGGTTGGCCTCGGCAGTCCGCTCAGGGCGCTTTCGGCGCGGATCCAGGTGTCCCCATCGCGTTGCACCCGGAGCAACCGTCCCCGCCGCGTCGTGTGCGGTGCCAGATCCCAGATCAGCGGCACATACCAGCCGTCGGGCCGCTCGTGGATGTCCACAGGCGGACTTTCCACCAGCAAGGACGACAGGAGGGTGCCTGAGGCGTCCAGCAGGTCCAGGGTCCGGGTCATGGCGTTGCCGACGAGGAGTTGTCGGCGTCCGGAATCCACCCGCAGCAGGGACACCATTTGATGCTGCGGCCGGTACGGCAGGAACACCGGGTCGAAGCGTGAAAGCGTCAATGGAATCCTCGGCGGAGGGGGCCCGGGAAAGGTTCCCGGCGCCTCGGCGAAATACCAGTCCCAGATGCGTCGCCAAGTCTCCAGCCGCTCACGGTCGCCGGACAACTCCGGGTCCAGCGTGTCGAGACCAAGCAACCGGCGCATCAGGGGTTCGGTCCCGCCGTGCCAGGTTCTGCGCTCGAGGAGGGCCGGCTCGGGGAAAAGATGGCAGGCGCTGCAATGAGTCCGGGCCAGCTGGGCCGCCTCAGTCCGTTCCGCCGGGGTGAGCGGTGTCTCGCGAAGCGGCAGCGGACCGGGACTGAACAGGGGCGCCGCGGTGAGGGATCCGAGCCATGCGACGGCGGCCCAAGCCTGCCGCCGGCGCCGGGACAGCAT
Above is a window of Verrucomicrobiia bacterium DNA encoding:
- a CDS encoding VCBS repeat-containing protein; protein product: MPTPQSHRGSWMLSRRRRQAWAAVAWLGSLTAAPLFSPGPLPLRETPLTPAERTEAAQLARTHCSACHLFPEPALLERRTWHGGTEPLMRRLLGLDTLDPELSGDRERLETWRRIWDWYFAEAPGTFPGPPPPRIPLTLSRFDPVFLPYRPQHQMVSLLRVDSGRRQLLVGNAMTRTLDLLDASGTLLSSLLVESPPVDIHERPDGWYVPLIWDLAPHTTRRGRLLRVQRDGDTWIRAESALSGLPRPTSVAFGDLDDDGIADWVVSGFGHVDGLVAWWSRGNPTAAPYELLARPGATRVEVADLNHDGRTDVVVQTAQAQEGLYWFENRGASMFAMHAIAEFPPVWGGSGFRLVDWDADGDLDLLVTNGDSGEYLSSPRPYHGIRLYRNLGTRETGAAPRFEEAWFYPLAGAYDVRAADLDGDGDLDIVAIAYFPDFDGRREGSFVVLWNEGGLNFRPESLDAGMSGRWLVMDVGDVDGDGHADIVLGAANRGAFDAPTALRAAWAERGPSLLLLRNRGR